A genomic stretch from Candidatus Bathyarchaeia archaeon includes:
- a CDS encoding glycoside hydrolase family 31 protein, with the protein MARGNFKLIVEDLLITVEAYIPKIVNIRFSLKDYSQPESPILLSNLSKIPLRIEERADNVLIETETMKINVLKESLNFCLFDKIGDAKIAESKYLLISKSGSNIILKFPECSHFYGLGEGGPQFDRRGKARIFWNKMIYGDNQPADLAIPFLLTSSGCGLFFNDFAKAEIKISEDGEAFYHTIEDFLDLFFIQGDFIDQIAGYMSLTGYPPLPPKWALGYIQSTRHFTNEQEIFSLARTFRDKKIPCDAIIFLSTYGDQKGWNKDVGYLDFGDLWKNPKVIIDELHKLGFRVILHEYPVVDPNAQQCSEGLRNKYLIPEHPPRKTWHLSGRFIIDFTHPEAGLWWWNQRQHLLELGVDGWWLDGGEGPEEWLHPEDIRDGYKGSWEYWHNLYDFLRIKAFYEGERKSRPNKRPFLLSRSGFAGMQRFSGMCWSGDGPSNFESLKLHLPMGLNMSLSGVPYWTHDVGGFDAGEIRPDIPQKFTPELFIRWLQFGAFSPIFRAHGRKWEKRLPWSWGPEIESICRKYIELRYRLLPYNYTLAYEASTRGLPLMRPLFMYYPDDPETYNIELEYLWGRSILVAPVVEEGASTWKVYLPRDDWYDFWTGKQYSGGKWIEVPTPLDIMPIFIRDGSIIPMMNRITDYIPREPLESLMLLIYPKRYGNSEFTLYEDDGETNDYLKGIFSLTKFTCKHDERKGVLSVVLEKPKGEYGREISKREYYLQIYSEREPKNIRLNNAVLDQTDNLKSGADGWSYREPFINVQITAKSFRFKNYVVKILY; encoded by the coding sequence ATGGCACGGGGTAATTTCAAACTTATTGTGGAAGATCTTTTAATAACGGTAGAAGCTTACATTCCGAAAATTGTCAATATTAGGTTCTCATTGAAGGATTATTCTCAGCCAGAGAGCCCAATTCTTTTATCAAACCTCTCAAAAATTCCATTAAGGATAGAGGAGCGGGCAGATAACGTTCTTATTGAAACGGAGACCATGAAAATTAATGTTTTAAAGGAGTCTCTAAATTTTTGTCTCTTTGACAAAATAGGTGATGCTAAAATAGCGGAGTCAAAATACCTGCTAATTTCAAAGAGTGGATCTAATATTATTTTAAAGTTCCCTGAATGCTCCCACTTTTATGGTTTGGGTGAGGGTGGACCGCAATTTGATCGAAGGGGAAAAGCTCGTATCTTTTGGAATAAAATGATTTATGGGGATAATCAACCAGCGGATCTCGCTATTCCTTTTCTTCTCACGAGTAGTGGTTGTGGACTATTTTTTAATGATTTCGCAAAGGCTGAGATAAAAATCTCTGAGGATGGGGAAGCATTTTATCATACGATAGAGGATTTTTTAGACCTATTCTTTATTCAAGGAGATTTTATTGATCAAATAGCTGGCTATATGAGTTTAACAGGTTACCCTCCATTACCACCTAAATGGGCCCTAGGATATATACAATCTACAAGGCATTTCACAAATGAGCAAGAGATATTTTCTCTCGCCCGCACTTTTAGGGATAAGAAAATTCCCTGTGATGCAATAATTTTCTTAAGCACTTATGGGGACCAAAAGGGTTGGAATAAAGATGTAGGCTATCTTGATTTCGGCGATTTATGGAAAAATCCAAAAGTGATCATAGATGAGTTACATAAGCTAGGTTTCCGCGTAATTCTACATGAGTACCCTGTTGTTGACCCAAATGCACAGCAATGCTCCGAAGGTTTAAGAAACAAATACTTAATCCCGGAACATCCTCCAAGGAAAACATGGCACTTGTCCGGTCGCTTTATTATAGATTTCACTCATCCTGAAGCTGGCTTATGGTGGTGGAACCAGCGTCAACACTTATTAGAGTTGGGTGTTGATGGTTGGTGGCTAGATGGTGGAGAAGGTCCTGAAGAATGGCTTCATCCGGAAGATATTAGAGATGGATACAAAGGCTCATGGGAATACTGGCATAACTTATATGACTTTCTCCGAATAAAAGCCTTTTATGAGGGTGAGAGAAAGAGTCGTCCTAATAAGAGACCCTTCTTGCTATCAAGATCTGGTTTTGCAGGGATGCAGAGATTTAGCGGCATGTGCTGGTCCGGAGATGGACCCTCAAATTTTGAAAGTTTAAAGCTTCATCTTCCAATGGGACTTAACATGTCGCTTTCAGGGGTTCCATACTGGACTCATGATGTTGGAGGATTTGATGCGGGTGAAATAAGACCTGACATACCGCAAAAGTTTACGCCAGAGCTCTTTATTAGATGGCTCCAGTTTGGGGCTTTCTCCCCTATCTTCCGCGCTCATGGAAGAAAGTGGGAAAAAAGACTTCCATGGAGCTGGGGTCCGGAAATCGAATCTATATGCAGAAAGTATATAGAGTTGCGGTATCGCCTATTACCGTATAATTACACCCTTGCTTATGAAGCAAGTACTAGAGGGCTTCCATTAATGCGCCCCTTATTCATGTATTATCCAGATGATCCAGAAACGTATAATATAGAGCTTGAGTATCTTTGGGGACGTAGTATTTTGGTAGCGCCAGTTGTAGAAGAAGGAGCCAGTACGTGGAAAGTGTACCTTCCTAGGGATGACTGGTATGATTTCTGGACCGGGAAACAATATTCGGGTGGAAAATGGATTGAAGTACCTACACCATTAGATATAATGCCGATTTTTATTAGGGATGGATCTATAATACCAATGATGAACCGTATAACTGACTATATCCCAAGGGAGCCGCTAGAGAGTCTCATGCTGCTCATATATCCAAAGAGGTATGGAAACTCAGAGTTTACGCTTTATGAGGACGATGGAGAAACAAATGATTACCTTAAAGGAATCTTCTCTTTAACAAAATTCACTTGCAAACATGATGAAAGGAAAGGGGTCCTGTCAGTAGTTCTGGAGAAGCCTAAGGGAGAGTATGGGCGAGAGATTTCAAAAAGAGAATACTATTTACAAATATACTCTGAGAGAGAGCCAAAAAACATCAGATTGAATAATGCAGTCTTAGATCAAACTGATAATTTAAAATCCGGCGCTGATGGGTGGAGCTATAGGGAGCCATTTATCAATGTACAAATAACTGCTAAGAGCTTCCGCTTCAAAAATTACGTAGTTAAAATCCTTTATTAA